From the Marinomonas sp. THO17 genome, one window contains:
- the rpoB gene encoding DNA-directed RNA polymerase subunit beta — translation MAYSYTEKKRIRKDFGKLPPVLDVPYLLAIQLESYRNFLQEGKAIAERGELGLHGAFKSVFPMVSFSGNAALEYVDYRLGKPVFDVKECQLRGVTYAAPLRVRVRLIIYDKESSNKAIKDIREQEVYMGEIPLMTDNGTFVINGTERVIVSQLHRSPGVFFDHDRGKTHSSGKLLHSARVIPYRGSWLDFEFDPKDCVFVRIDRRRKLPATILLRALGYDTEQILETFFETTRFFLKRDGFEMELIANRLRGDTALFDIADVNGEVIVEEGRRITAKHIRIMEKAGLERLAVPLEYMLGKVTAKNLAHPATGELIAEANTELSVDLLEALVSSGITEVETLYTNDLDNGPFISDTLRIDPTSNQLEALVEIYRMMRPGEPPTKESAEGLFQGLFFSEDRYDLSSVGRMKFNRRLGRDEDTGSGVLDNEDIVSVLKTLLDIRNGNGMVDDIDHLGNRRVRSVGEMAENQFRVGLVRVERAVKERLSMAEADGLMPQDLLNAKPVAAAIKEFFGSSQLSQFMDQNNPLSEVTHKRRVSALGPGGLTRERAGFEVRDVHATHYGRVCPIETPEGPNIGLINSLSTYARTNSYGFLETPYRKVVDGKITDETVYVSAIDEAKYVVAQASANVDQEGRLVDDLVQVRHMHETTLIPKEKVNLMDVSPRQVVSVAASLIPFLEHDDANRALMGSNMQRQAVPTLKADKPVVGTGMEKNVAKDSGVCIVARRGGEIESVDASRIVVRVNSEETIAGEAGVDIYNLTKYVRSNQNTCINQRTLVMKGEKVAAGDIMADGPSVDMGDLALGQNMRIAFMPWNGFNFEDSILVSERVVEEDRFTSIHIQELTCVARDTKLGPEEITADIPNVGEGALSKLDSSGIVYIGAEVEPGDILVGKVTPKGETQLTPEEKLLRAIFGEKASDVKDTSQRVKTGTRGTVIDVQVFTRDGIEKDERAKSIEKSQLDQVRKDLNEEFRIVEKATFERLAEALVGQQAEGGPGLARNAVITEDFLANLDHSEWFKIRVANEEASEQLEKAQAALIERRKELDAKFEDKKRKLQTGDDLAPGVLKIVKVYVAIKRRIQPGDKMAGRHGNKGVISKIMPVEDMPYDENGDPVDIVLNPLGVPSRMNVGQVLETHLGAASKGLGRKINEMLAVEREKAEAVKELRGFLNEIYNGYESDLRCARTEDLDSFSDEEILTLASNLTGGVPMASGAFDGAKEAEIKRMLRLAGLNESGQVTLYNGRTGDAFERPVTVGYMYMLKLNHLVDDKMHARSTGSYSLVTQQPLGGKAQFGGQRFGEMEVWALEAYGAAYTLQEMLTVKSDDVNGRTKMYKNIVDGDHRMEPGMPESFNVLVKEIRSLGIDIELENE, via the coding sequence ATGGCTTACTCATACACTGAGAAAAAACGTATCCGTAAGGATTTCGGTAAACTGCCGCCCGTTTTGGATGTGCCATACTTGCTGGCAATTCAGCTTGAATCCTATCGCAATTTTCTGCAAGAAGGTAAAGCAATTGCAGAGCGTGGGGAATTAGGTCTGCATGGGGCCTTTAAATCTGTCTTTCCAATGGTCAGCTTTTCCGGCAACGCGGCGCTAGAATACGTCGATTACCGTTTAGGCAAGCCAGTATTTGATGTTAAAGAGTGTCAGTTGCGTGGTGTAACCTACGCGGCACCTTTGCGCGTTCGTGTGCGACTCATCATTTATGATAAAGAGTCGTCTAACAAGGCCATCAAAGACATCCGCGAGCAAGAAGTCTACATGGGCGAAATTCCGCTTATGACAGACAATGGTACTTTTGTTATCAATGGGACTGAGCGTGTAATTGTCTCTCAATTGCACCGTTCACCTGGTGTGTTCTTCGACCACGATCGTGGTAAGACTCACTCTTCAGGTAAATTATTACACTCAGCTCGCGTAATTCCTTACCGTGGTTCATGGTTGGATTTCGAGTTTGATCCAAAAGATTGTGTGTTTGTTCGTATTGACCGTCGTCGTAAGTTACCAGCAACTATCTTGCTGCGTGCTTTGGGTTATGACACCGAACAAATACTTGAGACTTTCTTTGAAACAACACGCTTCTTCTTGAAGCGAGATGGCTTCGAAATGGAGCTGATTGCTAACCGTTTACGTGGTGATACTGCGTTGTTTGATATTGCTGATGTGAACGGTGAAGTGATTGTTGAAGAAGGTCGTCGTATTACTGCTAAGCATATTCGTATTATGGAAAAAGCTGGTCTTGAACGTCTTGCTGTGCCATTAGAATATATGCTTGGTAAAGTGACCGCGAAAAATCTGGCTCACCCAGCAACGGGTGAATTGATTGCAGAAGCCAACACTGAGCTGTCTGTTGATCTTCTAGAGGCCTTGGTTTCTTCCGGTATCACAGAAGTGGAAACCCTGTATACAAATGATTTGGACAATGGTCCATTCATTTCAGACACATTGCGCATTGATCCGACCAGCAATCAGTTAGAGGCGTTGGTTGAGATCTATCGTATGATGCGTCCAGGTGAACCGCCAACCAAAGAATCTGCTGAAGGTTTATTCCAAGGCTTGTTCTTCTCTGAAGATCGTTATGACTTGTCTTCTGTTGGTCGTATGAAGTTCAACCGTCGTTTAGGTCGCGATGAGGACACAGGTTCTGGCGTTCTTGATAACGAAGACATTGTTTCAGTTCTAAAAACCTTGCTGGATATTCGTAACGGTAATGGCATGGTGGATGACATTGACCACCTTGGTAACCGTCGCGTTCGTTCTGTTGGTGAAATGGCTGAAAACCAATTCCGTGTTGGTTTGGTACGTGTTGAGCGTGCAGTGAAAGAACGTCTTTCTATGGCAGAGGCGGATGGTCTAATGCCTCAGGATTTGTTGAATGCTAAGCCGGTTGCGGCGGCAATCAAAGAATTCTTCGGTTCTAGCCAATTGTCACAGTTTATGGACCAAAACAACCCGTTGTCAGAAGTAACGCACAAGCGCCGTGTTTCTGCATTGGGACCTGGTGGTTTGACTCGAGAGCGTGCTGGCTTTGAGGTACGTGACGTACACGCTACACACTACGGTCGTGTTTGCCCAATCGAAACACCAGAAGGTCCAAATATCGGTCTGATCAACTCTTTGTCAACCTATGCTCGCACTAACAGCTATGGTTTCTTGGAGACGCCTTACCGTAAGGTAGTTGATGGCAAGATTACTGATGAGACGGTTTATGTTTCAGCGATTGATGAAGCGAAGTACGTAGTTGCCCAAGCTTCTGCAAACGTGGATCAAGAAGGTCGTTTGGTTGATGACTTGGTACAAGTTCGTCACATGCACGAAACCACTTTGATTCCAAAAGAAAAAGTAAACTTGATGGACGTATCACCACGTCAGGTTGTATCTGTTGCGGCGTCTTTGATTCCGTTCCTTGAGCATGATGATGCAAACCGTGCCTTGATGGGATCGAACATGCAACGTCAAGCAGTGCCAACACTTAAGGCTGATAAGCCTGTGGTTGGTACGGGTATGGAGAAAAACGTCGCGAAAGACTCAGGCGTTTGTATCGTTGCTCGTCGTGGTGGTGAAATTGAATCCGTTGATGCTAGCCGTATCGTCGTTCGTGTTAACTCAGAAGAAACAATTGCTGGTGAAGCGGGTGTAGATATCTACAACCTAACAAAATACGTTCGTTCTAACCAAAATACCTGCATTAATCAGCGTACTTTGGTAATGAAAGGTGAGAAGGTTGCTGCCGGTGACATCATGGCTGACGGCCCTTCTGTTGATATGGGTGATTTGGCGCTTGGTCAGAACATGCGTATTGCTTTCATGCCTTGGAATGGCTTTAACTTCGAGGACTCTATCCTAGTATCTGAGCGTGTTGTAGAAGAAGATCGTTTCACTTCTATCCACATTCAGGAGCTCACTTGTGTGGCTCGTGATACTAAACTTGGGCCTGAGGAAATCACAGCTGATATTCCAAACGTTGGTGAAGGTGCGCTATCTAAGCTGGATTCTTCCGGTATCGTTTACATCGGTGCTGAAGTAGAGCCGGGTGATATTCTTGTTGGTAAAGTGACGCCAAAAGGTGAAACTCAGCTGACGCCTGAAGAGAAGTTATTGCGTGCTATCTTTGGTGAAAAAGCATCGGATGTTAAAGACACGTCTCAGCGTGTTAAAACAGGTACTCGTGGTACTGTAATTGATGTCCAAGTCTTCACTCGTGATGGTATCGAGAAAGATGAGCGTGCGAAATCCATTGAGAAATCTCAGTTGGATCAAGTGCGTAAAGACTTGAACGAAGAATTCCGTATCGTAGAAAAAGCGACCTTTGAGCGTTTGGCTGAAGCCCTAGTGGGGCAACAAGCAGAAGGTGGTCCGGGCTTGGCGCGTAATGCGGTCATTACTGAGGACTTCTTAGCGAACTTAGATCACTCTGAGTGGTTTAAAATTCGCGTAGCAAACGAAGAAGCTAGTGAGCAGCTTGAAAAAGCGCAAGCGGCTTTGATTGAACGTCGTAAAGAGCTAGATGCAAAATTCGAAGATAAAAAACGTAAGCTTCAAACAGGTGACGATTTGGCACCTGGCGTTCTTAAGATCGTTAAGGTTTACGTGGCGATTAAGCGTCGCATTCAGCCAGGTGATAAAATGGCCGGCCGTCATGGTAACAAGGGTGTAATCTCTAAAATCATGCCGGTAGAAGACATGCCATACGATGAGAACGGTGATCCAGTAGACATCGTCTTGAACCCGCTCGGTGTTCCTTCTCGTATGAACGTAGGTCAGGTTTTGGAAACTCACTTGGGTGCTGCGTCTAAAGGCTTAGGTCGTAAGATCAACGAGATGCTAGCAGTAGAACGTGAAAAAGCGGAAGCTGTTAAAGAACTGCGTGGCTTCTTGAATGAGATCTACAACGGTTACGAAAGTGACTTGCGTTGTGCGCGTACGGAAGATCTGGACAGCTTCAGCGACGAAGAAATCTTAACCTTGGCATCTAACCTTACTGGTGGTGTGCCAATGGCGTCAGGTGCTTTCGATGGTGCGAAAGAAGCTGAGATCAAGCGAATGTTGCGTCTTGCAGGTCTGAACGAAAGTGGTCAGGTGACTTTGTACAACGGTCGTACTGGTGATGCCTTTGAGCGTCCAGTAACGGTTGGTTACATGTACATGCTGAAATTGAACCACTTGGTTGATGACAAGATGCACGCGCGTTCTACTGGTTCATACAGCTTGGTTACTCAGCAGCCGCTGGGTGGTAA